From a region of the Methylomonas rapida genome:
- a CDS encoding SulP family inorganic anion transporter: protein MIAILEAGRAGLLSKAHWLNNLLAGVIVGVVALPLAMAFAIASGAKPEQGLYTAIVAGGLTSLFGGSRVQIAGPTGAFIVILAGITGKYGIGGLQIATLMAGIMLLLMGLTKLGGVIKYIPDPVIVGFTSGIGVIIFVGQWKDFLGLSPAAGAEHFHEKFWALAQAFPGLHVETTLLGGLTLAVLWISGRILKRVPAPLVAMLIATCAQWQLEWDGVATIGSAFGGIPQQLPQFRLPAISVSEVLQLIGPAFTIALLGAIESLLSAVVADSMAGTKHDANQELIGQGIANICSPLFGGFASTGAIARTATNVRNGANSPLAGIVHILTLIGIVMLLAPYASLIPLSALAAILFVVAYNMSELHRFGHMLRTAPKPDVAVLLITFLLTVFGDLVIAVNIGVMLASLLFMKRMSEAVGIERQAHDVVREELDDADFTLPANTVVFAMEGPFFFGAAARLESALEVIHGHAEILVLRLEKVPFIDATGLQSLWDLLDNCKRHKTRLILCGARPNVFEKLRRAGLVGQVGKSNVLDRIQQIAQDMSKK from the coding sequence ATGATTGCAATTCTTGAAGCCGGGCGCGCGGGCTTATTGTCCAAGGCGCATTGGCTGAACAACCTGTTGGCCGGTGTGATCGTCGGCGTAGTGGCGCTGCCCCTGGCCATGGCCTTTGCGATAGCCTCCGGCGCCAAACCCGAACAAGGACTATACACGGCCATCGTGGCCGGCGGGCTGACATCATTGTTTGGCGGCAGCCGCGTGCAGATCGCGGGGCCAACCGGCGCCTTTATCGTGATTCTAGCCGGCATTACCGGCAAATACGGCATCGGCGGCTTGCAAATAGCCACCCTGATGGCCGGCATCATGTTGTTGCTGATGGGGCTTACCAAGTTGGGCGGCGTCATCAAATACATTCCCGATCCGGTCATCGTCGGCTTTACCAGCGGTATCGGGGTCATCATTTTTGTGGGCCAATGGAAAGACTTTTTGGGCTTGAGTCCCGCAGCCGGCGCCGAGCATTTTCATGAAAAATTTTGGGCGCTGGCACAGGCGTTTCCAGGGCTGCACGTTGAAACCACCTTGCTAGGCGGCTTGACCTTGGCGGTGTTGTGGATTTCCGGCCGGATTCTGAAACGCGTGCCCGCCCCGCTGGTCGCCATGCTGATTGCCACCTGCGCGCAGTGGCAATTGGAATGGGACGGCGTGGCCACGATAGGCAGCGCGTTTGGCGGTATTCCGCAGCAGTTGCCGCAATTCCGGCTGCCGGCAATCTCGGTATCCGAGGTGCTGCAATTAATCGGGCCGGCTTTTACGATTGCCTTGTTGGGCGCGATTGAGTCACTGCTGTCCGCCGTGGTCGCCGACAGCATGGCCGGCACCAAACATGACGCCAATCAGGAATTGATCGGTCAAGGGATTGCGAACATATGCTCCCCGCTGTTCGGCGGCTTTGCCTCTACCGGCGCGATTGCACGCACGGCGACCAATGTGCGCAATGGTGCCAACAGCCCGCTGGCGGGAATTGTGCATATCTTGACCTTGATCGGCATCGTCATGTTGCTGGCCCCTTATGCGTCGTTGATTCCGCTGAGCGCGTTGGCCGCCATCTTGTTTGTCGTGGCCTACAACATGAGCGAGTTGCACCGTTTCGGTCACATGCTCAGAACGGCGCCGAAGCCGGATGTGGCAGTGTTGCTGATTACCTTTTTGCTTACCGTATTCGGGGATTTGGTCATTGCCGTCAATATCGGCGTGATGCTGGCCTCGCTGCTATTCATGAAACGCATGTCGGAAGCCGTGGGCATAGAGCGACAAGCGCACGACGTCGTCAGGGAAGAACTCGATGACGCGGATTTTACCCTGCCGGCCAATACCGTGGTTTTTGCCATGGAAGGACCTTTCTTTTTTGGGGCGGCGGCAAGACTGGAATCCGCGCTGGAAGTGATTCATGGCCATGCTGAAATTCTGGTCTTGCGCCTGGAAAAAGTGCCTTTCATCGACGCAACCGGCCTGCAATCGCTGTGGGATTTGCTGGATAACTGCAAACGGCACAAAACCCGTCTGATCCTGTGCGGTGCAAGACCGAATGTCTTCGAAAAACTGCGCCGCGCCGGCCTAGTTGGTCAAGTCGGCAAGTCAAATGTGCTGGACCGCATACAACAGATCGCTCAGGATATGAGCAAAAAATAA
- a CDS encoding type II secretion system F family protein produces MPLFSYTALDSRGAEVTGRVQADDLATAAMMLRQRGLRLMELQAGGGRAGFLGQENFSDWLASQRSVGKAALIFFFRQMAFMLRAGLPVAQALELAQAQLADSRLNLTIRLMLKDIEAGQSLSSAMGKHKAVFPDMAVNLVVAGESSGELDAIMDRLAVHLDKKAALRAQMINAMIYPVIVILAAIGVGVFMVVKIIPKFAKFLLGKGKALPPSTQLLIDMSDYARLNGPFILGGLAALVVTVLLLYQTRPGRLWLDRILLRLPVMGNLLITGSMAQMTWALSILLRSGVTVFDSMKITANLLGNRVYSDKLMECSNKILEGWDIARSVDHPRIPPLVVQMIAVGESTGSLDNVLLELGIYYEKLLEIAIKRLSAMIEPAMILVIGSMVGFVYYAFFQALFSLVSGR; encoded by the coding sequence ATGCCGCTGTTCTCCTATACCGCCCTGGATAGCCGCGGCGCCGAAGTCACGGGCCGCGTGCAGGCCGACGATCTCGCGACCGCCGCGATGATGTTGCGGCAACGCGGTTTGCGTTTGATGGAATTACAAGCGGGAGGCGGCCGCGCGGGATTTTTGGGGCAGGAAAATTTTTCCGACTGGCTGGCGTCGCAACGCTCGGTCGGCAAGGCGGCCTTGATTTTTTTCTTCCGCCAGATGGCCTTCATGTTGCGGGCCGGTTTGCCGGTGGCACAGGCGCTGGAATTGGCGCAGGCGCAGCTTGCCGATAGCCGTTTGAATTTGACCATACGCTTGATGCTGAAGGACATCGAGGCGGGCCAGTCGCTGTCGTCGGCGATGGGCAAGCACAAGGCGGTGTTCCCGGACATGGCGGTCAACCTGGTGGTGGCTGGAGAAAGCAGCGGCGAGCTCGATGCGATCATGGACAGGCTGGCGGTGCATCTGGATAAAAAAGCGGCGTTGCGCGCGCAAATGATCAACGCGATGATCTACCCGGTCATCGTGATTCTGGCGGCGATAGGCGTGGGCGTTTTCATGGTGGTCAAGATCATTCCCAAATTCGCCAAGTTCTTGCTCGGCAAGGGTAAGGCGCTGCCGCCGTCCACGCAGCTGTTGATCGACATGTCGGACTATGCGCGCCTGAATGGCCCCTTCATCCTGGGCGGCCTGGCGGCGCTCGTCGTCACGGTGTTGCTGCTTTATCAAACCCGGCCAGGCCGCTTATGGCTCGACCGGATTTTGCTGCGCCTCCCGGTGATGGGCAATCTGTTGATCACGGGGTCCATGGCGCAAATGACCTGGGCCTTGTCGATACTGTTACGCAGCGGCGTGACGGTATTCGATTCGATGAAAATCACCGCCAACTTGCTGGGCAATCGGGTGTACAGCGACAAGCTGATGGAATGCTCGAACAAGATTCTGGAAGGCTGGGATATTGCCAGAAGCGTGGATCATCCCAGGATTCCGCCATTGGTCGTGCAAATGATCGCGGTGGGCGAAAGCACCGGCAGCCTGGACAATGTGTTGCTGGAACTGGGGATTTATTATGAAAAACTATTGGAAATTGCCATCAAGCGTTTGTCGGCGATGATAGAGCCGGCAATGATTCTGGTGATCGGCAGTATGGTGGGCTTTGTTTATTATGCATTTTTTCAGGCGTTGTTTTCGCTGGTGTCGGGCAGATAA
- a CDS encoding SEL1-like repeat protein — MKTHGFSVFRFPRALVATLAALLLCTACQPAFIGMDSEADVAAENCYAYRYGDKLRKINFAEAFDWCYRSSRFGNANSQALLGELYYLGLGGPQDMNLAGQWFDKAARQGHAHSQYMLYQIYSVSSDPLEREQADYWLKQAKQSGYKLALQAP, encoded by the coding sequence ATGAAAACACACGGATTTTCAGTCTTCCGGTTCCCGCGCGCCCTCGTCGCAACCCTGGCCGCCCTGCTGCTCTGCACAGCCTGCCAGCCGGCCTTCATCGGCATGGACTCGGAAGCCGACGTGGCCGCGGAAAATTGCTACGCCTACCGCTACGGCGACAAACTGCGCAAGATCAACTTCGCCGAAGCCTTCGACTGGTGCTACCGCTCCTCCCGCTTCGGCAACGCCAACAGCCAGGCGCTACTCGGCGAACTGTACTACCTGGGGCTGGGCGGTCCGCAGGACATGAACCTGGCCGGGCAATGGTTCGACAAGGCCGCGCGCCAGGGCCATGCCCACAGCCAATACATGCTGTACCAGATTTATTCGGTCAGCAGCGACCCGCTGGAACGGGAACAAGCCGATTACTGGCTGAAACAGGCCAAACAAAGCGGCTACAAACTGGCCCTGCAAGCGCCGTGA
- a CDS encoding prepilin-type N-terminal cleavage/methylation domain-containing protein yields MRTSARAQAGFTLLELLAVIALLGVLAGAAVMAYDGVQDQGRDDVTRFEMAQIREALLQFRRDTGEFPCQVYRDGAYAPDSDSMDRLIFAGLPATPTLADYQTWCRNGFAGQQDDALSLLLKFPYDDTDTDVMGLLWNPDTKRGWNGPYVKDTGLADGWEHRFVLLYPELDFRPAYRCKVGTGGDLDVTTGEYECLTADDPNWDDTTFTAAADTARLVSFGPNGVYDSQNAANPCDAVGDDLVLCLLQ; encoded by the coding sequence ATGCGAACGAGTGCGCGCGCGCAAGCCGGTTTCACCTTGCTGGAATTGCTGGCAGTCATCGCCTTGCTGGGCGTGCTGGCCGGCGCAGCCGTCATGGCTTACGATGGTGTGCAGGATCAAGGCCGCGACGATGTCACCCGCTTCGAAATGGCGCAAATCCGCGAGGCTTTGTTGCAGTTTCGGCGTGATACGGGCGAGTTCCCTTGTCAGGTTTACCGGGATGGCGCTTATGCGCCGGATAGCGACAGCATGGACCGATTGATTTTTGCCGGCTTACCCGCAACACCGACCTTGGCCGATTATCAAACTTGGTGCCGTAACGGCTTTGCCGGCCAGCAAGACGACGCCTTGAGCCTGTTGTTGAAATTTCCCTATGACGACACCGACACCGACGTTATGGGCTTGTTATGGAATCCGGATACCAAGCGCGGCTGGAATGGGCCTTATGTTAAAGACACCGGTCTTGCCGACGGCTGGGAGCATCGCTTTGTGCTGTTGTATCCCGAATTGGATTTTCGCCCGGCGTATCGTTGTAAAGTCGGTACAGGCGGCGATTTGGATGTGACAACCGGCGAGTATGAATGCCTGACGGCGGACGATCCGAATTGGGATGACACCACGTTTACCGCAGCGGCCGATACGGCCCGGCTGGTGAGTTTCGGCCCGAATGGCGTTTACGACAGTCAAAATGCCGCCAACCCTTGCGATGCCGTTGGCGACGATCTTGTGCTGTGTCTGCTGCAGTAG
- a CDS encoding type II secretion system protein: MKQLKKLQTGQAGFTLLELLVVITLIAALAVGALIAYDGVGDKAQAAAAADANVKIDNAIRQYKAVTNVYPNQWDNLVAEDTSLIEALPTQLLSVVSRWSLGAAASDVTLSLGRAGINELQNWQVWTKSSNAAGVIPNLAHNESFNSINAVESEHFENDGVGDDGPILNIAVVPGLGGTVGTCQASGVTIPATTVDPDGAGPLDAGDNYIQNRYSDALEGDECHLVVALGFGSDAAASTTGKSVSIGKAPSFSKTDTANPDNNIDPNQHYSRYIGLFLVGSDTSEDGNITGSEYLAKARLLTIIAPDGTIADQNLATAVQN, translated from the coding sequence ATGAAACAACTGAAAAAACTACAAACCGGCCAAGCGGGTTTCACCTTGCTGGAATTGCTGGTCGTTATTACCCTGATCGCCGCGCTGGCGGTAGGCGCATTGATTGCCTACGACGGCGTCGGTGACAAGGCGCAAGCGGCGGCAGCGGCGGATGCCAACGTCAAAATCGACAATGCCATTCGTCAATACAAAGCGGTCACCAATGTCTATCCGAACCAATGGGACAACTTGGTTGCGGAAGACACCTCATTGATCGAAGCGTTGCCGACCCAGTTGCTGAGTGTCGTTTCGCGCTGGAGTTTGGGTGCGGCGGCATCCGACGTCACTCTGTCCTTGGGTAGAGCCGGTATCAACGAACTGCAAAACTGGCAAGTTTGGACGAAATCTTCCAATGCTGCCGGCGTAATCCCGAATCTGGCTCATAACGAAAGTTTCAACTCGATTAACGCAGTAGAATCCGAGCATTTCGAAAACGATGGTGTGGGTGACGATGGTCCGATCCTGAATATCGCCGTTGTCCCTGGCTTAGGTGGAACTGTCGGTACGTGTCAAGCTTCTGGCGTTACCATTCCGGCCACCACAGTTGACCCTGACGGCGCTGGTCCATTGGATGCTGGTGACAACTACATCCAAAACCGTTACAGCGATGCGCTGGAAGGCGACGAGTGTCACTTGGTCGTCGCGCTGGGCTTCGGTAGCGATGCCGCCGCCAGCACCACCGGCAAATCAGTATCCATCGGCAAAGCACCTAGCTTCAGCAAAACCGATACCGCCAACCCGGACAACAACATCGATCCGAACCAACACTACTCACGTTATATTGGCCTGTTCCTGGTTGGGTCGGATACTAGTGAAGACGGCAACATCACCGGCAGCGAGTATCTTGCCAAAGCCCGCCTGCTGACCATCATCGCCCCCGACGGCACGATTGCCGATCAAAACCTGGCGACCGCCGTACAAAACTAA
- a CDS encoding PglL family O-oligosaccharyltransferase — translation MFNRPSSKPYLSLVLLSALPVLPLFAPWQLFPVTSFQQEWLAMAAGLLACLGAWPALHNTSRLAVPVIAWLPLALAGFILLQTLFLPQMISQHAALAICYLLWAALLIALVGLLRQRIGRPPLSCWLAGGLLAAALWASCRELAARLWGEAGVWGGTGQPNHYGDLLALGGASLLYLQSSATTRRKGLCMLAGIVIAVGLSLTASRSVWLYWSAAALIAWYYRPDWLKPLGIGFAVYVLFQGLWALDILPIPQMTAAEKLAANIEGSSPRWHIWSVAWDLFLQRPLLGHGFGEFDWAYYQAGHFFAEQATRIEHAHNIVMHLLVELGVLPVVLLTGAATFWLRGVLATGQGNVADTPIDSMDASMRAWLLMLTAVLAIHSLLEYPLWHAHFLGIAAWLLAIGEQRSWQVPVSKLGAVLVGSLTSLALAAAIVHEWQYTRMELALLSAMAQQNVQREQYLIDICQEIPDTAPLLKPYVPVVFTLTGHPENPAMREQLKVLAEAAVRFTPTASLVYRLALLQALTDDVVNARKTIDRALTAYPNNAIAFAEELLRIQAYAGPRIDVLMAQLLPVVNPQLQANLPNGVKAKVKQVVH, via the coding sequence ATGTTTAATCGACCTTCATCTAAACCGTATCTCAGCCTAGTTTTACTGTCCGCATTGCCGGTATTGCCGTTATTTGCGCCTTGGCAATTATTTCCGGTCACTTCGTTTCAACAGGAATGGCTGGCCATGGCCGCTGGCTTGCTGGCTTGTCTGGGCGCTTGGCCCGCGCTGCATAACACATCGCGCCTGGCTGTGCCTGTCATCGCTTGGCTGCCGCTGGCCCTTGCCGGTTTCATCCTGTTGCAAACCCTATTCTTGCCGCAGATGATTAGCCAGCATGCGGCTTTGGCCATTTGTTATTTGTTGTGGGCAGCCTTATTGATCGCGCTGGTCGGGTTGTTGCGGCAACGCATTGGCCGGCCGCCGTTGAGCTGTTGGCTGGCTGGCGGTCTGCTGGCCGCGGCGCTGTGGGCTTCCTGCCGGGAACTGGCTGCCCGGCTATGGGGTGAAGCGGGTGTTTGGGGCGGCACAGGACAACCTAATCATTACGGCGATTTGCTGGCGTTGGGCGGAGCCTCGTTGCTGTATTTACAAAGTTCTGCTACCACGCGGCGCAAAGGCTTGTGCATGCTGGCAGGTATAGTTATTGCCGTAGGATTAAGTCTGACTGCATCGCGCAGCGTTTGGCTGTATTGGTCGGCCGCGGCCCTCATTGCCTGGTATTACCGGCCTGACTGGCTAAAACCGCTAGGTATCGGGTTTGCCGTCTATGTGCTGTTTCAAGGCCTGTGGGCGTTGGACATTTTGCCCATCCCGCAAATGACGGCCGCCGAAAAGTTGGCGGCGAATATAGAAGGCAGCTCGCCGCGTTGGCACATCTGGAGCGTTGCCTGGGATTTGTTTTTACAGCGGCCGCTGTTGGGCCATGGCTTCGGCGAATTCGATTGGGCTTATTATCAGGCCGGCCATTTTTTCGCCGAACAAGCCACCCGCATCGAGCACGCGCATAACATCGTCATGCATCTACTGGTCGAATTGGGCGTGCTGCCGGTGGTGTTACTGACGGGTGCGGCGACATTCTGGCTACGAGGCGTGCTGGCGACTGGCCAAGGCAACGTGGCCGACACGCCTATCGACAGTATGGATGCCAGCATGCGGGCATGGTTATTGATGCTAACAGCAGTACTGGCTATCCACAGTTTGTTGGAATATCCCCTGTGGCATGCACATTTTCTGGGAATTGCTGCTTGGCTGCTGGCTATAGGCGAGCAGCGGTCTTGGCAGGTTCCGGTATCGAAGCTGGGCGCCGTGCTGGTCGGGAGCTTGACGTCACTGGCCTTAGCTGCCGCTATCGTACACGAATGGCAATATACGCGGATGGAACTAGCCTTGCTGAGCGCGATGGCGCAACAAAATGTGCAACGGGAACAGTATCTAATCGACATTTGCCAAGAGATTCCCGATACCGCACCACTGCTGAAGCCCTATGTACCGGTAGTATTCACCCTGACCGGCCACCCGGAAAATCCGGCCATGCGCGAGCAATTGAAGGTGCTGGCCGAAGCCGCCGTGCGCTTCACCCCTACCGCAAGCCTGGTCTATCGTTTGGCTCTGCTGCAGGCGCTAACCGACGACGTGGTCAATGCCCGTAAAACCATCGACAGAGCCTTGACGGCCTATCCGAACAATGCGATTGCTTTCGCCGAAGAATTATTGCGCATTCAAGCCTATGCGGGGCCACGCATCGATGTTCTGATGGCGCAACTATTGCCTGTGGTTAATCCGCAATTGCAGGCTAACTTACCGAACGGCGTTAAGGCCAAGGTCAAACAGGTGGTGCATTGA
- a CDS encoding GspE/PulE family protein: MALNDEQLIEAGIRSGLIDAQLVERFRLEARRQRVSVLGMVQAHYRFPLSALYRAVAEKMGVAFVDLQTLSVDGALLKKIPPSLVQRKLALPMSDGEQTRLVVADPGDRGTIDSIQRLLGRVLPLAMADLALLQLKVSQVTAGKGGQLGSTAVSADNETDLVALLDTIIREAYFNRASDIHLLTEAGGLRVRLRVDGKLRDYPVEANAAVAAALVSRVKVLSGLDIAEQRQPQDGGFTYHLSPPIDKAFNIRVATAPTRLGERITMRLLGQEASGLTLTDLGMMEEDLRRFRQAIHKPYGMILLTGPTGSGKSTTLFAALQEINRPDINIMTVENPIEYVMDGVSQVQTGPKINFADALRSFLRHDPDVLMVGEIRDHETADVAVKAAMTGHLVFSTLHTNNAVSAVTRLIDIGCEPFLIGSTMAAVIAQRLVRRLCEHCRRPRWATEQELLELGAPDQQVQIFEPVGCVVCQGAGFRGRLGLFETLWFDEKLARLVERGADEEALEAIAGERLQFMWEDGCRKVRLGLTTLDEVRDVAVRKTRDMFALS, from the coding sequence ATGGCATTGAACGATGAACAATTGATCGAGGCCGGCATTCGCAGCGGGCTGATCGACGCGCAGCTGGTGGAGCGCTTTCGTCTGGAAGCGCGGCGCCAGCGCGTATCGGTGCTGGGCATGGTGCAGGCGCATTATCGTTTTCCGTTATCGGCGCTGTATCGGGCCGTGGCCGAGAAAATGGGCGTGGCTTTCGTCGACTTGCAAACGCTATCCGTGGACGGCGCGTTGTTGAAAAAAATTCCGCCCAGCTTGGTACAGCGCAAGCTGGCGCTGCCGATGAGCGACGGCGAGCAGACCCGGCTGGTCGTGGCCGACCCTGGCGACAGAGGCACTATCGATTCGATACAACGCTTGCTGGGCAGGGTCTTGCCGCTGGCGATGGCGGATCTGGCCCTGCTGCAGCTAAAGGTCAGCCAAGTCACGGCGGGCAAGGGCGGGCAGCTTGGAAGCACGGCGGTTTCGGCCGACAACGAAACCGATTTGGTGGCCTTGCTGGATACCATCATTCGGGAGGCCTATTTCAATCGCGCCTCCGACATCCACTTGCTCACCGAAGCCGGCGGCTTGCGCGTGCGTTTGCGGGTGGACGGCAAGTTGCGCGATTATCCGGTCGAAGCCAACGCCGCCGTGGCGGCGGCCTTGGTCTCGCGGGTAAAGGTGCTGTCCGGCCTGGACATCGCCGAGCAACGCCAGCCGCAGGACGGCGGTTTCACCTACCACCTGTCGCCGCCCATCGACAAGGCCTTCAATATCCGTGTCGCCACGGCCCCTACCCGCCTGGGCGAACGCATCACCATGCGCTTGCTGGGACAGGAAGCCAGCGGCTTGACGCTGACCGATCTGGGCATGATGGAAGAGGATTTGCGCCGTTTCCGTCAGGCGATTCACAAACCCTACGGCATGATTTTGCTGACCGGCCCGACCGGAAGCGGTAAATCGACGACCTTGTTCGCGGCCTTGCAGGAGATCAACCGGCCGGACATCAATATCATGACGGTGGAAAATCCGATCGAATATGTGATGGATGGCGTTTCCCAGGTGCAGACCGGGCCTAAGATCAACTTCGCCGATGCGCTGCGTTCCTTTCTGCGCCATGATCCGGATGTATTGATGGTGGGCGAGATTCGCGACCACGAAACCGCTGACGTGGCGGTCAAGGCAGCGATGACCGGGCACTTGGTGTTTTCCACCCTGCATACCAACAACGCCGTCAGTGCCGTGACCCGGCTGATCGACATTGGTTGCGAACCGTTTTTGATCGGCTCGACCATGGCGGCCGTGATCGCGCAGCGCCTGGTTCGCCGGCTATGCGAACATTGCCGCAGACCACGTTGGGCCACGGAGCAAGAGCTGCTGGAGTTGGGCGCGCCGGATCAGCAGGTTCAGATTTTCGAACCGGTGGGCTGCGTGGTTTGCCAGGGCGCGGGATTTCGTGGACGCTTGGGCCTGTTCGAGACGCTGTGGTTCGACGAAAAGCTGGCGCGGCTGGTTGAGCGCGGCGCCGACGAGGAAGCTCTGGAAGCCATCGCCGGTGAACGCCTGCAATTCATGTGGGAAGATGGCTGCCGCAAGGTGAGGCTGGGTTTGACCACGCTGGACGAGGTCCGCGACGTGGCGGTGCGCAAAACCCGCGACATGTTCGCCTTGAGTTGA
- a CDS encoding REP-associated tyrosine transposase, producing MGRSRYRIVDPELPHFVTCTVLHWIPVFTRPATVNIVLDSLRFLMQNGLKLHAYVILENHLHMVLQSPQLDRDMARFKSYTAKQLIAYLAENNVTQILEQLAFYKKAHKDDRGYQFWQEGYHPEWIQNDEMMRQKVDYIHRNPVERGFVDLPEHWRYSSARNYMGQPGLIEVCRAW from the coding sequence ATGGGTAGAAGCCGTTATCGAATCGTCGATCCAGAATTGCCGCATTTCGTCACCTGTACGGTATTGCACTGGATTCCGGTATTCACTCGCCCGGCCACGGTGAATATCGTGCTGGATAGTTTGCGATTCCTGATGCAAAACGGGTTGAAATTGCATGCTTACGTGATTTTGGAAAACCATCTGCACATGGTGCTGCAAAGCCCGCAATTGGATCGGGATATGGCCCGCTTCAAGTCCTATACGGCCAAGCAACTTATCGCTTATCTGGCAGAAAACAACGTGACTCAGATTCTGGAGCAATTGGCTTTTTACAAAAAAGCGCATAAAGACGACAGAGGCTATCAATTTTGGCAGGAGGGCTATCATCCGGAGTGGATTCAAAACGATGAGATGATGCGGCAGAAGGTCGACTACATCCATCGGAATCCGGTTGAGCGGGGGTTTGTGGATTTGCCGGAGCACTGGCGCTATTCCAGTGCGCGGAATTATATGGGGCAACCGGGATTGATCGAGGTTTGCCGCGCATGGTGA
- a CDS encoding type II secretion system protein — translation MAHSEFPFTPCGVRGSVGARSRGFTLLEMLLVIFLMALVASAGLMLTEGVEDQAKYDETKRRMELIRKAIVGDPTRTVNGAPEISGFVADMGRLPGCWRELLEPSDCNDQPLKEYSNGACVDSTFTNESDCQDAGKLWVPIAFGWRGPYISVVPDHDGVRRFRDGYGNEDIDDDLNFGWVWRMYDADDEETSNPDEAVLIRIKSKGFDGQEDSSDDYPNDTIANVTPLIDSRDHQVKLDNWSGRVLFINRTSNPVPPNPADTFTLKLKLNYPDGNGGVGLAVSNTFTLSGSDPIPAGASDYSPPITFSDGKTPPLGMHTLEVLCDDDTEFTNSCPGDSDHDRFGKISMLPFSQSTEFNLIWDIDD, via the coding sequence ATGGCGCATTCTGAATTCCCATTTACGCCCTGTGGGGTACGCGGGAGCGTGGGAGCGAGATCGCGAGGTTTCACCCTGCTGGAAATGCTGCTGGTGATTTTCTTGATGGCGCTGGTGGCATCCGCCGGCTTGATGTTGACCGAGGGCGTCGAAGACCAGGCCAAATACGACGAGACCAAGCGCCGCATGGAGTTGATCCGCAAAGCCATCGTCGGCGACCCGACCCGCACGGTTAACGGCGCGCCGGAGATTAGCGGTTTTGTGGCGGATATGGGAAGGTTGCCGGGGTGTTGGAGAGAGTTGCTAGAACCTTCAGATTGTAATGATCAGCCGTTGAAAGAGTATAGCAACGGGGCTTGCGTTGATTCGACCTTTACAAATGAAAGTGATTGTCAAGATGCCGGTAAGCTATGGGTACCTATAGCTTTTGGTTGGCGAGGGCCATATATCTCGGTAGTCCCCGATCATGATGGTGTTCGACGTTTTCGAGATGGTTACGGCAACGAAGATATTGACGATGATCTGAATTTTGGCTGGGTTTGGCGAATGTATGATGCTGATGACGAAGAGACTTCAAATCCCGACGAAGCTGTTCTGATTCGGATCAAAAGCAAAGGCTTTGACGGCCAAGAGGATAGTTCCGATGATTACCCAAACGACACCATCGCTAATGTCACACCACTCATTGACTCTAGGGACCATCAGGTAAAGCTTGATAATTGGTCTGGTCGGGTATTGTTCATCAATAGGACATCAAATCCAGTGCCACCAAATCCAGCCGATACCTTCACTCTAAAGCTGAAACTAAATTATCCCGATGGCAATGGGGGGGTAGGTTTGGCAGTAAGTAATACTTTTACTTTGTCGGGCAGCGATCCGATTCCTGCCGGCGCGTCTGATTATTCCCCGCCGATCACTTTTTCCGATGGAAAAACGCCTCCACTAGGAATGCACACCCTCGAAGTGTTATGTGACGACGACACCGAGTTTACAAATTCATGTCCGGGTGATTCCGATCACGACCGGTTTGGAAAAATCTCCATGCTGCCATTTTCGCAATCGACGGAATTTAATCTGATTTGGGATATTGATGATTAG